In one window of Oryza sativa Japonica Group chromosome 9, ASM3414082v1 DNA:
- the LOC4346925 gene encoding glucan endo-1,3-beta-D-glucosidase — translation MRRWKRKLGRTLTRFLSKPPFKPKPTNPSPPPPPPPPGIQPPPPALPGMPHGRPPPPFPGGRDAFPQAASTVVPDPARFFAPALLSSPLPTNSFFQNFVLKNGDQPEYIHPYSVRSAAAALTLCYPARNHSPSFVIQTFVEDLTVSAASDAAAAAAGQRHRVAAFDDLSVTLDVSPSLRAFLVRGCPFVTVATADAAGPVDISVASVHAFIEVASCDDALTKWRLRMNSGQTFLLYASAPIRLAQSSVTQLSAPGFSGVIRVAYLPDPSMEAVLDQYSRCFPTAGEASLNRPFCVEYTWRKQGWGDLLMLAHPLHLRLLSEDCCVRVLDDFRYRSIDGDMVGVVGDSWVLRTDPVSPTWHSMRGISDDGVGEVAAALRKDVDALASSSITTTSSYFYGKAIARAARFAVIAEEVGCPDVIPAVQRFLKATVTPWLDGSFQGNGFLYEPKWGGLVTLQGSKDTGADFGFGIYNDHHYHLGYFLYAIAVLAKIDPSWGRKYMPQAYSMVADFMTLSRKHGASYTRLRMFDLWKLHSWAGGLTEFADGRNQESTSEAVNAYYSAALLGLSYGDTHLVSIGATLTALEMLAAQTWWHVREGDTIYEDDFTGNNRVVGVLWANKRDSGLWFAPPEWKECRLGIQLLPVLPISEALFPDISFVKELVDWTMPALSREGVGEGWKGFVYALEGIYNKESALQKTRALTGHDDGNSLTNLLWWLHSRGTADDGVVGFSRCCWYRQYCH, via the coding sequence ATGAGGAGgtggaagaggaagctgggccGCACTCTCACCCGCTTCCTCTCCAAGCCCCCTTTCAAGCCCAAGCCCACcaacccctcgccgccgccgcccccgccgccgccggggatccagcctcctccaccggcgCTGCCCGGCATGCCGCACggacgcccgccgccgccgttcccgggaGGGCGGGACGCGTTCCCGCAGGCGGCGTCGACGGTGGTCCCGGACCCGGCCAGGTTCTTCGCGCCGGCGCTGCTCTCGTCGCCGCTCCCCACCAACTCCTTCTTCCAGAACTTCGTGCTCAAGAACGGCGACCAGCCGGAGTACATCCACCCGTACTCggtccgctccgccgccgccgcgctcacccTGTGCTACCCGGCGCGGAACCACTCCCCGTCGTTCGTCATCCAGACGTTCGTCGAGGACCTGACCGTCTCCGCGGCgtccgacgccgcggcggccgcggcggggcaGAGGCACCGGGTCGCCGCGTTCGACGACCTCTCAGTCACCCTCGACGTCTCGCCGTCGCTCAGGGCGTTCCTCGTCAGGGGCTGCCCCTTTgtcaccgtcgccaccgccgacgccgcgggccCCGTCGACATCTCCGTCGCGTCCGTCCACGCCTTCATCGAGGTGGCCTCCTGCGACGACGCGCTCACCAAGTGGCGGCTCCGGATGAACAGCGGCCAGACCTTCCTCCTCTACGCGTCCGCGCCGATCCGCCTCGCGCAGTCCAGCGTCACGCAGCTGTCGGCCCCCGGCTTCTCCGGCGTCATCCGGGTCGCCTACCTGCCGGACCCGTCCATGGAGGCGGTTCTTGATCAGTACAGCCGGTGCTTCCCCACCGCCGGCGAGGCCTCGCTGAACCGCCCCTTCTGCGTCGAGTACACCTGGCGCAAGCAAGGGTGGGGAGACCTCCTCATGCTCGcccatcccctccacctccgcctcctctccgaGGATTGCTGCGTCCGGGTGCTCGACGATTTCAGGTACCGGAGTATCGACGGCGACAtggtcggcgtcgtcggcgattCTTGGGTTCTCCGGACCGATCCGGTGTCCCCCACATGGCACTCGATGCGGGGCATCAGCGACGACGGGGTgggcgaggtcgccgccgcgctgcgcaAGGATGTGGATGCCCTTGCTTCCAGCTCCATCACGACCACCTCCTCCTACTTCTACGGCAAGGCGATCGCCAGGGCGGCGAGGTTCGCCGTAATCGCCGAGGAGGTCGGCTGCCCTGACGTCATCCCGGCGGTGCAGCGATTCTTGAAGGCCACCGTCACGCCATGGCTGGATGGCAGCTTCCAGGGCAATGGATTCCTCTATGAACCCAAATGGGGTGGCCTTGTCACATTGCAGGGATCCAAGGACACCGGCGCCGATTTCGGCTTCGGCATTTACAATGATCACCACTACCATTTGGGGTACTTCTTGTACGCCATTGCTGTGCTTGCCAAGATTGATCCCTCCTGGGGGAGGAAGTACATGCCCCAGGCCTACTCCATGGTTGCAGATTTCATGACATTGTCGCGGAAACACGGCGCAAGCTACACAAGATTGAGGATGTTTGATCTCTGGAAGCTCCATTCCTGGGCCGGAGGTTTGACAGAATTTGCGGATGGGCGCAACCAGGAGAGCACTAGCGAGGCCGTGAATGCGTACTACTCCGCTGCGCTTCTCGGATTGAGCTATGGGGATACTCACCTTGTCTCCATCGGCGCGACATTGACCGCATTGGAGATGCTTGCAGCACAGACATGGTGGCATGTCCGTGAAGGTGACACCATCTACGAAGACGATTTCACCGGCAACAACCGTGTCGTCGGCGTCCTGTGGGCGAACAAGAGGGACAGTGGCCTCTGGTTCGCTCCACCGGAGTGGAAGGAATGCAGGCTGGGGATCCAGCTGCTGCCTGTCCTGCCGATCAGCGAGGCGCTGTTCCCGGACATCAGCTTCGTCAAGGAGCTGGTGGACTGGACAATGCCGGCATTGTCAAGGGAAGGGGTCGGAGAAGGGTGGAAGGGCTTCGTGTACGCCCTGGAGGGGATCTACAATAAGGAATCGGCATTGCAGAAGACGAGGGCGCTGACGGGGCACGACGATGGCAACTCCCTGACCAACCTTCTCTGGTGGCTGCACAGCCGCGGCACCGCCGATGATGGCGTCGTCGGGTTCTCCAGGTGCTGCTGGTACCGCCAGTATTGCCATTGA